In Thiovulum sp. ES, a single genomic region encodes these proteins:
- a CDS encoding 7-cyano-7-deazaguanine reductase (PFAM: GTP cyclohydrolase I~TIGRFAM: 7-cyano-7-deazaguanine reductase) codes for MKYGEKEIAEFNPETDLEIWENTNENRFAIKIELPEFSNLCPRSGYPDYATIYLEYIPNEFVVELKALKLYMNTFRNRYISHENSANEIFSILVKKLKPHYLKITADFYPRGNVHTVIEIDTDMQK; via the coding sequence TTGAAATACGGTGAAAAAGAGATTGCGGAATTTAATCCAGAAACAGATTTAGAGATTTGGGAAAATACAAACGAAAATCGGTTTGCGATCAAAATTGAATTACCTGAATTTTCAAATTTGTGTCCGCGGAGTGGATATCCAGATTATGCGACAATTTATTTAGAGTATATTCCGAATGAGTTTGTTGTTGAGTTAAAAGCTTTAAAACTTTATATGAACACTTTCCGAAATCGATATATTTCTCATGAGAATAGTGCGAACGAAATTTTTTCAATTCTTGTTAAAAAACTGAAACCACACTACTTAAAAATTACGGCTGATTTTTATCCGCGAGGAAATGTTCATACCGTTATTGAAATTGACACGGACATGCAAAAATAA
- a CDS encoding inosine-5''-monophosphate dehydrogenase (PFAM: CBS domain; IMP dehydrogenase / GMP reductase domain~TIGRFAM: inosine-5'-monophosphate dehydrogenase), with protein sequence MRIRRKALTFEDVLLLPKYSEVLPKEVDVSSRLTKNLKLNIPVMSAAMDTVTEHKTATLMARLGGIGIIHKNMTIEDQVREVVRVKKSESGIIIDPITIYPETTLGEAYEVMEEYKISGLPVVDTNNHLLGILTNRDMRFEKDMDKYAKEAMTPSPLKVAKEGTSLDEANEIMHQNRIEKLPIVDEGGYLKGLVTIKDIKKKRDYPNANKDDFGRLLVGGAIGVGQLHRAEALVNAGIDVLVLDSAHGHSKGIIDTVKEIKEKLSVEVIAGNIATGEAAEALIKAGVDAVKVGIGPGSICTTRIVAGVGVPQISALDEVKEVASKYDIPVIADGGIKYSGDLAKALAVGASSIMVGSLLAGTDESPGDVIMYKGRQYKSYRGMGSIGAMKRGSNDRYFQEGTASDKLVPEGIEGRVPYRGSIAGIIHQLIGGLRSSMGYCGSESIEKFWENAEFVEITSAGLRESHVHDVIITEEAPNYHIN encoded by the coding sequence ATGAGAATTAGAAGAAAAGCTTTGACTTTTGAAGATGTCCTTTTGCTTCCAAAATATTCGGAGGTTCTACCAAAAGAGGTAGATGTCTCTTCACGATTGACAAAAAATTTAAAATTAAATATTCCTGTTATGTCGGCTGCGATGGATACAGTAACAGAACATAAAACAGCAACACTTATGGCAAGACTTGGCGGAATTGGAATTATCCACAAAAACATGACAATCGAAGACCAAGTTCGCGAGGTTGTTCGAGTGAAAAAGAGTGAAAGCGGAATTATTATTGATCCAATCACAATTTATCCAGAGACGACACTTGGCGAAGCTTATGAAGTTATGGAAGAGTATAAAATTTCTGGTTTGCCTGTTGTTGATACAAATAATCATTTGCTTGGAATTTTGACAAATCGGGACATGAGATTTGAAAAAGATATGGATAAATATGCAAAAGAAGCGATGACTCCAAGTCCGCTAAAAGTTGCAAAAGAGGGAACTTCGCTTGACGAAGCAAACGAGATTATGCATCAAAATAGAATTGAAAAATTACCAATTGTTGATGAGGGCGGATATTTAAAAGGTCTTGTAACAATTAAAGATATTAAGAAAAAACGAGATTATCCAAATGCTAACAAAGATGATTTCGGTAGATTACTTGTTGGTGGAGCAATTGGAGTTGGGCAACTTCACCGAGCCGAAGCACTTGTAAATGCGGGAATAGATGTTCTTGTTCTTGATTCTGCACACGGACACAGCAAGGGAATTATTGATACTGTAAAAGAGATAAAAGAGAAATTGAGTGTAGAAGTGATTGCTGGAAATATTGCAACAGGTGAAGCTGCCGAAGCTCTTATCAAAGCTGGAGTCGATGCGGTAAAAGTTGGAATTGGTCCAGGTAGTATTTGCACCACTAGAATTGTTGCGGGTGTTGGTGTGCCACAAATTTCTGCTCTCGATGAGGTCAAAGAAGTTGCAAGTAAATATGATATTCCTGTTATCGCAGATGGTGGAATTAAATATTCTGGTGATTTAGCAAAAGCTCTTGCCGTTGGTGCATCTTCTATTATGGTTGGTTCTCTACTTGCAGGAACTGATGAATCTCCAGGTGATGTAATTATGTATAAAGGGCGACAATACAAATCTTACCGAGGAATGGGAAGTATTGGAGCTATGAAACGAGGTAGCAACGATAGATATTTCCAAGAGGGAACAGCATCAGACAAACTTGTGCCTGAAGGAATTGAAGGTCGAGTTCCTTATCGAGGTTCAATCGCAGGAATTATTCACCAACTAATTGGCGGACTTCGTTCATCAATGGGATATTGTGGTTCTGAGTCAATTGAGAAGTTTTGGGAAAATGCAGAATTTGTAGAAATTACATCAGCAGGTCTCCGAGAATCTCATGTTCATGATGTAATTATCACAGAAGAAGCACCAAACTACCACATAAATTAG